The region TCGTCGGCCACGTCCTCGCTGGTCGTCATGTGTGAATGATCACCGTTCCGTCGCCATCGGGCCTTCCGCGGCGCGTCGGCCGGATGAAGCGTCGTCACTACGCCCTGAATGACGGTCGGCGGATTAACGCACCGATTCGGTATCGTGTGCGACACTCACAGCGCGTCGTAGTGCTGGTAAAAGCGCCGCACGCGAGAATCGTCGAGCAGGGGGCGGTGGACCTGGAAGACGCGCACGCCCGAGCAGTTGTTCCCCTCGATGACCTTGAACTCGCCCTCACCAGTGACCACGAGGTCCCACCCGACATAGGGAATCTGCGAACAGTTCGCCGCGATGTCGAGGATGCCCTCCTGAATCGCCGGCCAACCCGGTATCGCCGTGCCCGCAATCTGCGCGCCCGTGTCGGGATGACTGGTGTGGCGCTCACGGTGACCGTCGTAGGGATACTGGACGGCCTCGCCGAGTTCGCCGGTTTCGGGGTCGATATCCGCGGAGAGACCACCACGCGACCAGTTGTCGAGCGGGGCCGACCGATGGGTACCGATGCGGTGGGCGGCGGCCGCGACGAACGGCTCCCCGGAATCGGGGTCGATCATGGTGAGCACGCGCAGTGTGTTCGGCGCGTCCGGATAGAGGGCGGTCGCGTAGGCGGCCTGTTCGACGAATTCGGACACGAGATAGTCGTCGAGGTCTGGAATCCGCGCGGCGAATTCCTCCCTCGAACGGTGCTCGCCGTTGATGCGATAGCCGTCCGCGACGCGCTCGCAGATCAGGATGCGCTTGCCGATGGTCCCGTAGGTCGGTTTCAAGACGAGCGTTCGGTATTCGTCGAGCAGTGCCAGCACGCGGTCGGCGGCGTCGGCACCGCTCGTGGCCGTTTCTTCCGTATCGACGGGCGTGTAGCGGCCGTCCATCAGGTGGGCGTGAATCGTCGGACGGCGTTCGGGAAAGTCATCGAGCAGGTGATGGAAGAGGAGTTTGTTTTCGAGCGCCTCGCCCCAGCGGCCGTTGATCCGCTGGGTCAGGTCGCGCTGATACGAGGAGAGATATCGGTGGTGGTTGTCCTCGGTGATGCCGCTCTCGCCGTAGAGCACGTCGGCTTGACTCAAAAAGCCGTGTCGCCAGAGCCAGAGTCGCCGGCGGAGCGGCATGCGAAAGCGCATGATTGCAGGGGCTTCCTCGTGGACGAACAATCGCAGGGCAGCACCGGGACCGCGATCGACGAGCCACCGGGAGGCACCGTACGTGCCCCAGTAGAGATCGGACAGCGCGTCGTAGAGGCGACTTTTGAGCATCCTTCGAAAGGAACACGGCCGAGGATTAAGGCCGTTCGTTCCCACTGCGAACGACTGACCGACCCGCTTCGTGGCGGTTATCACGGCGCGTCATATAGCCAATCCATGAACGGCGATCGGGCCTACGGGCTGGCGAAGGCGGCGTATCGAGGCGTCACGGGCGAGTACGCGACCCGTGCGTCGCGGCTGGCCACGCGGCTCAAACGCTTCGCCAAGAGCGAGGTCTCGACGTGGCGCTCGCCGGTCTCGATGCCCATCCGTCGGCGGCTCTGGCTCTGGCGGCATGGATTCTTGAGTTCGGCGGACGTGCTGTACGACCTCGACGACGACAACTACCGGCGCTATCTCTCCTCCTATCAGCGCGAACGCGCGGCGTGGCTCAACGGCAAGCGCAGCGTCGCCTTCGACAACAAACTCCTCTTTCACTGGATGACCGAACCGTTCGACGACCAGCGCGTCGAAACCGACGGATTGCTCAGGGACGGCCGCTTTCACGATCTTCGCTCGCTGCGGTCGGACGACGAATCCGACCGCACGCCCGGCACCGCCGACGCCGCCGCGTGGGTCGTCGAACGGCTACGTGAGGATGGGTCGCTGGTCCTCAAGCCCGTCACCGGCGGCGGTGGCAAGGACGTCCGGCTCTGTTCGTATTCCAATGGGAGCTATCGCGTCAACGGCGAGGCGTACACCGAGACCGAATTTCGGGAACTGGTCACGGGTCTCGACGAGTATCTCGTCACCGAGCGGGTCGAGCAGGCCGCCTACGCGGACACCCTCTACCCCGACGCGGCCAACACCCTCCGGGTGCTGACCATCTACGACGACGAAGCCGACGAGCCGTATCTCGCCGGCGTCGTCCACCGAATTGGTACTGAACGCTCCGCGCCGCTCGACAACCTCGTCCGCGGTGGGCTGGTCGCCGACGTCGACCGTGATACTGGCGAACTCGGAGAGGCCGTCCGCTACCTCGGTGCCGAACAGCTCGTCCGCTATGAGACTCATCCCGACACGGGCGCGCAGATTGCGGGCACCACAGTACCGCACTGGCCGGCCGTCCGCGAGCAACTCCTCGAAATGGCCGCGGCCTTCTCACACGCCCCGTATATCGGTTGGGACGTCATCGTTACCAAGGATGGCGAGTTCACCGTCATCGAGGGGAACAACTGCTCGGGCGTGCGCGTCTTCCAGGTCCACCGCCCGCTGCTCGACGATCCTCGCGTGCGGCGCTTTTACGAGCGCCACGGCGTCGTTCCGGCCGAATAGGTACCGTCAGTCGACCAGATAGCCCAGATCGGCGAGCTGTTCCTTCATCGCATCGGTAAACTGTCCCTCGCGGCCCTCGGTCGAGACGGGCTGGCCGTCGGTTTCGAGGATGGCGGCGAGTTCGTCGTCGAGGCGCTCGGCGATCGATGGGTGTTCTCCGGACACGTCGCTCGTCTCGTCGGGCAGGGCGAACAGTTCGGCGCGCTCGTCGCTTTGCAGATACTTGAACTCGTCAGTACGCAGGGCGTGCAGCGTCGCTTCGTGATAGCGCGTCCGGTCGAACTCGGAGTTGAGCTCCTCGAATCGCTCCAAGTTCTTCAGCGTGCGCTTCGCGCCCCGCTGGGTGAGGGTCTGCTCGCGTTCGTCCTCGCGCAGGTCGAGACCCTGCATGCCCGTCGTGTCCGCACCGGCGGATTCGAGCAGCGTGGTCATCAGATCGGCGTGCTGGACGGTCTCGCCGTTGTAGTCGGCGAGCGCGTCCGCGCCGTGGACCACACAGGGGACATGGGTCACGGCGTCGTCGGCGACCACCAGATGGGCGAGCATGCCCTGCTCGCCGAACAGTTCGCCGTGGTCGGCGGTGACGACGAACACGGTATTATCGAGGTCGAGCGTTCTGATGTGGGCGAAGAGGTCGCCGACCAGTTCGTCGGTGTGGGCGACCTCGGCGTCGTAGAGCGCGTGGAGGACGTCCCACTCGTCGTCGGTGAACGGGCAGCCGTCGGCGATGAGCTGGTGGAAATTTGCGTGGTGATACTGGCCGAACTCCAGCGCTTCGTCCACGTCCATCTCGAAGTCGTCGGCGTACGGTTCGAGGAAGCGCCGCGGCGGGTGGTAGGGGTGGTGGGGGTCGCCGTAGTGGGCGTAGAGGAAGAACGGCTCGTCGTTCCCGGCGTACGAGCCGATGCGGCGCTTTGCGATCTCGTTCATGACGTACCCCGTGCCGTGCTTTCTGGTGTCGGTGGTGAGGCCGGGACCGTGGCGGCGGCAGTTGCGCAGGTACTTCAGGAGGATGCGCGGGCCGGCCTCCCTGGCGAGCGTGTCGGCGCTCAGCCACGTGAACTCGTCGAACCCCCTGTCGAGATCGGTGCCCGAACTCAGATGCGAGTTCGGCGAGAGGCAGGTGGTTCGGTAGCCCGCCTCCTGAAGGCGCTCTGGCACCGTGTCGAGTTCGTCGGGGATGGCGTCGTTTTGCATACCCGCACCGTGGTGTGTCGGCACGGTGCCGGTGAGGATCGACGCGCTGGAGGCGAGCGTCCAGATGGCGTGGGTGTGACAGTTGCCGAACGCCCTCCCGCGCTCCGCGTCGGCGATGCGGTCGAGGTTGGGCGTCGTGTCGCGTGCGTAGCCGCCCATCGTGGTGTGGTCGGCGCGGGTGCTTTCGAGGGTTATCCAGACGACGTTTGGCGTTCGCATTCTTCCGGAAGGGTTCGGCGCTCGATGGCTTATGCACCACGGTATGGGTTAGGGGATGTGGTACCGAAATGGCGAACACAGTGCCGACACGCCACACGGCGAGCGAGAACGGCAGACGTTTAAGACGGCGCTTCGAGGTGCGAGTACGTTTCGGGACGCCGCGAACGCCAGAGATCGATACGATGAGTACGCTCACGACGAACACGCCGAACAACCGCGCACAGAAACTCGCGCTCGTCGTCGGCTATCTCGCCCTCGCTGGCGGCGTGTTGTTCGCCTACGGAAAACCCAGTACGAGCTACGAGATCGACATCTACGCCGCGACGCCGGTCGGGTTCTGGCTCGGCATCGCCATCGCGCTGTTGATCGCGGTGGTCGTCACGCTGTACGCGCCGAAGGGCTACGTCAGCCTCGCCGGACTCTGCCTCGGCGGTGGCGCGATAACGTCGGTTGCGGGGCTCCCACTGTTGCGAAGCTACTACTACTACGGCTCCGGCGACGGGCTGACGCACCTCGGCTGGGTGCGGGACCTCCTCGATGGCTCGCTGAGTGCGTTCGGTCTGTTCTACCCCGGCGTTCACACCTCGTCGCTGTTCGTCCGCGGCGTCGCCGGTACGACGGTGCCGCGCGCGCTCCTACTCGTCGTGCTCGCGTACGTCCTCGCCTATCTCGTGTTCATCCCGCTGTGTGTCCGCTCGATGACGTCCCATCGGGGCGCGATGTTGCTGAGCGGTCTCGTCGGTCTCTTGCTCCTCCCGATCAACCACCTCGGGGTGAACTACATGACGCCACACCCGATCTCCGATTCCATCCTCATCACGCCGATCATCGTCTATCTGCTCATCAACTACCTCACGGGACCGACCGACGTCTTCGACTCCCGGCTCCCGGTTTCGGCGGTGGCTGCGGCGTTCGCGCTCGCACTCGGCGGTATCGTGCTCTTTCACCCACAGCAAGCCGCGAATCTCATCATCCTGTTCGTCACGCTCTCGGGGGTGCAGCTTCTCTATCGGTCGGTGTGGCCGGACAGCGCCATCGCCGACCACCGGACGATGTACGGTCCGACGGTGTTTCTCATCGGCACGTTCATGCTCTGGTCGGTCGGCCGGGGTCGCTACGAGAGTTCGGTCGATGCGGTCATCCGTGAACTGCTGAGTTTCCTCACTGGGGGAGCGAGCCTCGGGACTTCGACGGCCAGCCAGGGTGCGTCGCTCGCGGCCATCGGCGGCTCCATCGTCGAACTGTTCCTCAAGCTGTTCGGCGTGAGCCTCGTGATCGCGGCTCTCGCGGGTCTCCTGATGCTCACGAGCATCTTCGGCCGACTGCGCGACGCCCCGGACACGCGGGCGCTGGTCAAGTACTTCACCATCGGACTAGTCGTACTGATTCCGTACTCGCTGGTCTTCTACATCGGCAGCGTCTCCGAACTGTTCTTCCGTAACGCCGGTCTCATCATGCTGTTTTCGACGATCCTCGGCTCGATTGCGCTCTATCGCTACGTCTCGGGCCTCTCGGAGATCGTTCCGGTCGGCGGCGTCCGGGCGCTGCTCTCGGTCGTCATCGTCGTGATGCTCGCGCTCTCGGTCGTGGTCGTCTTCCCCTCGCCGTACGTCTTCCTCCCGAACGATCAGGTGACCGAGACCCAGATGTCGGGCTACGGGTTCGCCTTCGAGCACGGCGAGAGCGAGGTCCCGGTGTACGGACTGCGCGACGGACCGTGGCGGTACAAACACGGCGTCCTCGGCGTCGAGGGCACGCCCGTCTCGCAGGGCGGCCGGGGGATTCCAGGCGAGAACCTCAGCGCGCTCGCGGGACGGACGTCGAACGACCGGTATCTGGCGGTGACCGAAGCCGCCCGCGAGCGCGAGGTCGAGGTGTATCGTAGCCTGCGCTACAGCCGCGAGAACGTCAGCGCGCTCGACCGCCAACAGGGGGTAAGCC is a window of Halococcus sediminicola DNA encoding:
- a CDS encoding sugar-transfer associated ATP-grasp domain-containing protein; this encodes MLKSRLYDALSDLYWGTYGASRWLVDRGPGAALRLFVHEEAPAIMRFRMPLRRRLWLWRHGFLSQADVLYGESGITEDNHHRYLSSYQRDLTQRINGRWGEALENKLLFHHLLDDFPERRPTIHAHLMDGRYTPVDTEETATSGADAADRVLALLDEYRTLVLKPTYGTIGKRILICERVADGYRINGEHRSREEFAARIPDLDDYLVSEFVEQAAYATALYPDAPNTLRVLTMIDPDSGEPFVAAAAHRIGTHRSAPLDNWSRGGLSADIDPETGELGEAVQYPYDGHRERHTSHPDTGAQIAGTAIPGWPAIQEGILDIAANCSQIPYVGWDLVVTGEGEFKVIEGNNCSGVRVFQVHRPLLDDSRVRRFYQHYDAL
- a CDS encoding sugar-transfer associated ATP-grasp domain-containing protein; this encodes MNGDRAYGLAKAAYRGVTGEYATRASRLATRLKRFAKSEVSTWRSPVSMPIRRRLWLWRHGFLSSADVLYDLDDDNYRRYLSSYQRERAAWLNGKRSVAFDNKLLFHWMTEPFDDQRVETDGLLRDGRFHDLRSLRSDDESDRTPGTADAAAWVVERLREDGSLVLKPVTGGGGKDVRLCSYSNGSYRVNGEAYTETEFRELVTGLDEYLVTERVEQAAYADTLYPDAANTLRVLTIYDDEADEPYLAGVVHRIGTERSAPLDNLVRGGLVADVDRDTGELGEAVRYLGAEQLVRYETHPDTGAQIAGTTVPHWPAVREQLLEMAAAFSHAPYIGWDVIVTKDGEFTVIEGNNCSGVRVFQVHRPLLDDPRVRRFYERHGVVPAE
- a CDS encoding sulfatase translates to MRTPNVVWITLESTRADHTTMGGYARDTTPNLDRIADAERGRAFGNCHTHAIWTLASSASILTGTVPTHHGAGMQNDAIPDELDTVPERLQEAGYRTTCLSPNSHLSSGTDLDRGFDEFTWLSADTLAREAGPRILLKYLRNCRRHGPGLTTDTRKHGTGYVMNEIAKRRIGSYAGNDEPFFLYAHYGDPHHPYHPPRRFLEPYADDFEMDVDEALEFGQYHHANFHQLIADGCPFTDDEWDVLHALYDAEVAHTDELVGDLFAHIRTLDLDNTVFVVTADHGELFGEQGMLAHLVVADDAVTHVPCVVHGADALADYNGETVQHADLMTTLLESAGADTTGMQGLDLREDEREQTLTQRGAKRTLKNLERFEELNSEFDRTRYHEATLHALRTDEFKYLQSDERAELFALPDETSDVSGEHPSIAERLDDELAAILETDGQPVSTEGREGQFTDAMKEQLADLGYLVD